The genomic interval TAGGAGAGGAGGCAGGAGGGCTGCTGCCCTGGTACTCACAGGTGCGTGCGGAGCAGCCCTTCCTCCCTCCGGTGGTAGCAGCAGCCTTTGTGTACTGATCTGGGAGGCTGCAGAGGAGGAAGTGACACGCCCCAGGGTGGGGGAGACTTGGGGCTGGTGGGGGTGACTGACCTAGGAGAAGGTGGAGCAGATAAGGGTGAAATTGGGCCAAGGGAGTTGATGATACAGGGATCTggaagaaggaagcaaggaagctcATCAGTTGAGCACCTGTTATTGTACTGGGTGTATCATAATGTTAAAATTCATTCTCACAGCAGCAACCTCATGACATAGGTGTTAACCTCCCTCCAGCCCcctaattttacagatgtagaGGCTTAGAAGTACAAAGTATTTTGCCCGAGGTCACATAGTTAGCAACTAGATGGTCTGGATTTAAATCCAGGTCTGCCTGCCTCCCAAATTGATGTTCTATTTCCTCATATAGGAACAtgacaggaaggaagaaatatggAGGCAGTAAGTACTGTCGGAGGGGGAAATGAGTGACTGTTGTTCATTCTGAAAACCTGGTGCCCACTGTCTTACAGTGTGTGCTTAACTACACgggctctggagccaaactgcccaagttcaaatcctagctctatcACTTACTAGTAGTGGGACCCTAGGTAAATTACTTACCCTTCCTGtggctgttttctcatctgtcaagtggAACTCATAgcattattgtgagaattaaatgagattattcgTATCAATTGCTTAGAGGACAACATGGCACTTACTAAGGGCTCGATAAGAGAGAGAATCGGTGGATGAGAAGTAATGGAGGTGGGAGGCTTTGAAAAATTCAAGGACCAGACAGCTGGGAAGTTGGAGAGACAGGCACAGGGTCAGGCTCAGAGAATGAAGTTGGGGGGCCAAGGAGCCAAACGGTGCTGGGGCCCGGGACGTGGGTGGAGGAGGCGAACCGCGCAAAGCTGAGCACAGGCATGGCAGCTGGAGCCAGGCAAGGACGAGGCTGCAGGGAAAAGAGGCTGAGGCCCACACTTGACCACAGGGAGTTTTGAGAAGGAACTGGACGTGACGTCTGTTCACAGGTCTGTCTCCTCCACCGGCAAGGGACTGACTGAAGCCGCAGGGTCCGTCTCCTAGCAGGTGTTCAGTGAACATCAGATGGGTCGTAGGAGGAGCAACTGGAGAGAAGGGCATCCTCCTCtgggtgggcttcagccaccagcTCTCAGACCTCTTGCCCTTCCCCCACAACCAGGGTTGCCATGGCAATGACCCCTCCTTCCCCACAGGCCCTGTGGTTTCCTCTAGagtttctttcactttcttcttctgctttcccccctctcctctcctccgcCACTCCCACATCCTCAACCTCTCTCTCCCACATGCACGGGTCATTGGTGAAGACAGCCAGGCGCAGGTAGGCAAGGCACTGTCCCAGGGAagaaggtgggtgggggtgggtgttCATGGGGAGTCACAGggggcagtggcagaggccaaagTCAATGGGGCTGAGGTTGGGGTGTTGCAGAGGTTAAGGCATGCAGGGGCAGGGAGAGGTATTAGGACAGAAGGTAACAGTGGGGTCGTGGAGGGCAAGCAGGGTCACAGGGAGATGGGTGGGGGCAGAAGGAGTGACTCAGAAGGTGATAGTGGGGTCGCAGGGTAGGCGGCTTATGGGGTGAGGGGCTGGCATAAAGCAGAAACACTGTAACTTAGATGTACACCGTGGTTCTTTTCTTCTGGGGCCAGGGACCCTCATGGGAACCAATTGAAACTGCATCGACCTCCTCCCCAGAGAAGGGCAGATGTGCATGTATACAGAACTGGGGGTGGGGATAGCCTAAAGACCTCTGAGGCCCAGGACCTTACTAGAGGTTCACAGAGTCCAATCAAAGCTCCAATACCTGGTGACCATGGAGGCCCAGACAGTCAGGACAGGCCCCTGTGGACTCCCTTTTCGCCACCTTCCCACCACACCCAACCAGATACATTTCATCCTATTTCTTTAGTTCCCCTAAGAAAGCTGCAAAATCCACCCTCCCCACCCAGTCCTTCTGCAGATCAGCTCGTTGCTTCCCCCCTAGAGGGAGCCACATCCCATGagtttccatcactttatttgcaaaaatagaaaactCAGCAATATGCGACACAGCGGGGTGGAGGGGAGATGTAAACAGGGGAGGGGACAGCACCCTGACCCCCCCAGAGAAAAAGGGGAGCCAGTGGGAATCTTATTTGGCAGCTAAATACAAACTGGGGAttggaggaagaagggaggggtcACAGGGGCCCTGGGCTCCCCCTCCCAAGACCCCTGGAGGAAGGGGTCAATTCCAGGGTGTAAACAAaagctaataaataaatagaggctTCCTCTGGGTCAGGGTGGGATCAGCTAAGCAGTGCCCACCCCCCCTCTCCCTGGGCCAAGCTGCTCTGGGGGTCACGGGGGGAAGGCACTAGGGGGAGAGGGATCCCCTGGCCCCTctgtagtgtaggagggttcctgcCCCATGGCtgagatggggggcagggggagcccAAGGCACatgacaggactgggggaggggcttGTAACTGAGGGCACAAGGTAAACTCTGGGCCCAAGCAAAGAGGTGCAGAATGGACCTGCCTCTGTCCCTTTCACCCTCTGGCCCCCCACAGAAATGCAGGGCCCGACCTGCCCCACCCTGACCTGGCACGAGGATGGGGGCACAGCGGGCAGCATGCACCCGGCAGTTGCCTTACGCAGCATTAGGCACCAAGGACAGGGGCAAGAGGGTGGGCTCAGCCCTCCCCCTACGCCCCCCTCTTTTGGTCTCTAGTGTTCCTATTTGCTCCCAGAGGCCTAAGCACCCGGCAGAGGAAGGGGCTGTGGAATGGCAGGGTCTTCCTCCCGGGCCCTGGGGAGCCCGGGACCCTGGTGTCTGAGGGGCAGTGCTGAGATTTTAGAGTCCAAACCCAGGCTCacccctctgccctctctcctGGAGGGAACAGGGCAGGCTCCCAAGACTGGAGAGGGAGCCGGTTAGAGCAGGAAGGGGATGAACACGGAGGCACCCCTGGAAACTTTGGCAAAAACAAGGAGCTCAgtggaaggggtggggagagggcagagcagGTCCTCCCCCAGTCACTGGCGGTGTCTGGGAGATGGTCAGTCTGCTGCCTGGAGCCCCCAACCCGAGACAGGGGAAGTCAGGGGCCCTGGTCAGGGTGGGGGCTGCGGCCCCCTCTGCCCTGGTCCCCAGGAACCTCATCCTCgctggaggccttggggtggggGCCAGGCTGCGAGGAGTCGTCCTCAAACATTTCGGGGTTCTCCAGCATTTCTCGGATCAGGGGAGGCATCGGGCCCGGAATCTCCATCTTCAGGGTAATGGCCCTTTCCGCTCCTGCAATGGAGGGACAAGGAGGTTCGGGGGGGCTGAGGTACAGCCCCTAAGGCTGACACCTTAACCTTGCTGGACTGCCCTCTAACTCCCCTCTGGGGGCTCCCAGCACAGGCCTGCCACCTCTGTCACCCTCTCCCTATTCTAGGGTTCCTGGGGACTGCTCCTCTGCCTGGAGCCTCTGCCTGTCTTCTCTGCCAAGCCTGCTGCCCATCCGTCCCATCCTTTCAGGCTGTCTCCTCAAAAATCACGTGGTGCCCAATTCCAGCCCCACTCCCTGGACACCCCTCCCCCAATGTCCATAGCTTGCCAGTTGTTCCTAGGGCTGTTCTTAATAACGTTTATAATTAGAACGAATATTTATCAAACACTATCTGCCAGGCATCCTCCTAAACCAGTcttgtccaatagaactttctgtgatgagggAAATATCTCCTCTGTCCAGCGCAGTAATAACTGGCTGCACAGGGTTACTGAGCACTGGAAATGTGGCTACTGCAACGGAGGAACTGAATTTGTAACTCAGTGCAGTTCTAAGCCCATCGTGTGTTAACTCGTTTCATCCTCACAAAACTTAGGAGGTAGGTGGAAGTCTAGCCCAGTTTACaagcagaaaaacaataaaagaaaggcaCTTGCCCAAGTGTCCCCACTAGCATGTGGCCAGAGCTAGGATGCTCGCGTAGGCTGCCTGGTTCTCACCCACTCTGTTCTTGTCTCTGCCTGACCCAGGAGACCAGCAGCTCcgggaagagagaggggaggcTCGCTCCCGACTAACCCTTGGTGCTGATGCCCCGGAGGTCAGTGATCTTCATGAGCATCCTCGGGAACATGTAGGGCTGGCTGGGCCGTCGCCGCCGGGCATAGAGCCTCAGGGCTTCCAGCAGCGGCTCCTGAAGCTTGTCCACTTTCTCAGGCTCCTCCAGGTCCATGCGGTCTGTGGGGAAAAGCACAGGggagtgagagaggaagagatgggGAAGACAGTGACAAGTGGCCCTGCCCTATGGCCCTCCAGGCCCCAAACTTTGACCATGAGCCCCACCCAGGACACCTCCCCTGTTCCAatcccttccctgcctctggcaaGAGGTTTTCTCTGGTAAATCGCTCCTGCCCAGACCTCTATGTCAGCACTAGTATCGGGGGTCTCCTCAGCTCCCCCTGGCTCTTCCCCTCTTCTTGTCCTTTGTTCCAGGCTGCCAGGGAGTCTGTACTGGAGCTGAGGAGTCTGTGGATGGGACCAAGGTCTCCCGCCAGGTGGGAGATCAATCAGGTGTAGGGTGTGGTGGGAAAGTAGTCCGAGCAAACGCCAGGGGGCGCCCCCGCACCTCCGCAGATGAGGCAGATGGCACTGAGCAGCCCTGTCTCTGTATCATCCATCTCCAGTGGCAGGAGCTGCCCAGCAAAGGCAAAGACGAGGTCTGTGAGGGGCCCGAAGCCAGCGTTGTGCATCTGGGTCCGGTTCAGGGTCAGCCCGTCAGAGAAGGTCATGGTGTCCTGCTCTGGGGTGTACCTTGTGCAGATCCGCAGCATCTGGAGGTAGGCAGGGGGCAGGGTTAGTGCTGTCTCTGGGAAGGAGCGCTATGGGGGTGGGGAAAAGAGGGAATGAGGTGCAGGTGGAAAGTGAGGAGGTTAGGTCCTGAAGGAGGGCCACCTGAAGCAGGCAGGGGGAGCAAGGCAGAGAGATGGAGGGTCTGaagttgggggagggaagagaagtcAGAAGGAGGCAGGGCACCCAGAAGTCTAGGATCAGATCTCAGGGGCAGAGATGAAGACAAAAAGAGCTTGGGTTTTGAGGAGATCTGGGGAGTCCCAGATTGGAGGGGGGGAAGAGCGATAATGAAATCTCTGTGTGGACCAACTCCTTGGTCTCATATGAGGGTCAGGCTGTGGCAGAAGACAGGCCACGGGTCTTAACTTACTAGGATGTCCAGGCAGGCAGCCTTGAGCAGAGTGATCTGGTCAGCAATGCTGAGCCCTGTAAAGCCCGGCAGCCGTTTGGCAAACTCCACAATCTTGATGATGCACTTGGTGGCTAGCTCGCTGAACTTATCCCACAGCCCCAGATCCAGCTGCACCCGGTGGTCTGCACTGGAGTTCTGCAGGAAGGTCCGGTTAGAACACAAACGAAGGCCTATCCTGGGGGGCTGTCTTCTTTCTGCCAATACCCCAGGCTCTCCCTTCTGCATTCGGATGCCCTCCTTGTTTGTCAGCACCGGACCATGGCCTCCAACACAACCCCTACCCATTCTCCAAAGTCAATGGTCCCCTGCCCTCACTGGGGCCCTGCCCACTCCTCACCGTGGTGTATTTGCCCAGCTGGCAGAGCGAGGGGAAGGTCTCCTGATGGGCTTTGCTGACCTTGGTGATGAGCTCTTCTAACTGGGGGCTCAGCTCATAGCTGTCAAGTGACCCTTCTTCCTtcacctctttcttcttcttgttccGATCATTCCGCACAGCTTGGGGGTGGAGGCGCAAGGAGAGGATCAAGACCCTCAGAACCTCCCCCTGGGTATCCCCTCTTACCCTAATTTAATGTGCTCCTGAGCATCCCTTCCCTGGGACCCTGggcagggcctcagtttccctatctccTACACTAGCTCCCATTCCCAGGCTggctctccccagccccacccagggcctgcaggccctgctccctccccaggccctTCGGCTCCATCCTGCCCTTCCTGTCACCCtgcaggagctggggagggggggcaggATATGCAGGCAGCAGGATATCCACTTATAGCCTTGGCAGCACAATggtgcaggggagggggggcACCCCAGATCCACCTCAGGCTCAGtcctgggagcaggggaggggactGGCAAGCCCCCCTAACATCCCCATGAAACAGGGAATGTGCACTGGTAAcccccattcactcattcagaggAAGGGTTAAGCTCTGAGAAGGGAGAATGGGAAGGGGTGGGGTCTCCTGGGTGAATGGAGCTAATCAAATAGGACTGGCCAGGGAGGAGGCACAGCACTCCAGGGCGGCTGGAGGCTGGACTGCAGAGGTCAGGAAAGTGGGGGTGGCCAGTGGGAAGAGGGTGGCAACCACAGGCTAGGACAGGAGCACTCCTGCCCAGGCAGGCCTAAGGGCCTACCTTCCTTGGACATGCCGACTTCAAAGCACTTCTGTAGCCGGCAGTACTGGCAACGATTCCGGGTCACCTTGTTGATGATACAGTTTTTGTCGCGGTGACATGTGTACACCATGTTCTTCTGGATGCTGCGGCGGAAGAAGCCCTGGAGTTGGGGGTAAGGGAGGAGGGTCAGTGAAGCAGGATGTTGGGAGTACCAGCCTCTCACAGGCCTTGCAGGCCTGAGCCAATCTATTAACCACCTCTGTGCAAAGCAGCCagtcccctcccacctcagagggatACCCACCCACACACAGTGAGTCTCTGATCTCACGCAGGTAACTGGGTGCCCAGTGCGCCCGCCTCCACCACGTACACACCTTGCAGCCTTCACAAGAGCTGACCCCGTAGTGGTAGCCAGAGGACTTGTCATTGCACACGAAGCACGGCTTGTAGAcccggggaggtggagggggtgaGGGCGAGCTGGGCACCATCTCCTCTGAGCTAGTGCTCTGCGTCTCCACCGCTGCGGGGAAGCAGTGATGTGAGGGTCAGGGAAAAAGGACCCCTCAGATCTCTAGGCATCCTCATCAGATACACACTGCCCCCCCACTCCCACTTCTTCCTCTGGCTCAGCGGTGACAACACCATCGCCACCACAGTGATTTAAAGTCCCAACAACCCATATACAGCCCCATAGTAAACACGTCCAGAAACCCCTAAACGACCACTATTACCTCCCAGTCTGGCCATCTCCCCCTACAATAATGCCCTACGGGACACTGCTCAATTCTCCAAATTCTAGGTCGAGGCCATTCCAGAAGTTAaattctctggacctcagtttccccagctacaAAGTAGGTGTGTTACGTCCCGTGGCTCTGAACTCTCTAGTCACTCCCTTTCATATCGGGTCCCTGCCGGGtagtctccctcctacccttctCCTCCTCATGAGGCCATAGATCTGGGTGTGAGGAGGCAAATTCCAGACCACCTGTGGCTAGCACCTGGCTAAATGACCTGCTGGGAGGCTCAGGAGGTAGAACAGAACCTCATTTTCTCTCAAGCAGTACAGGGTAGACAATCCTTGAGCTTCTCCCCCTCATATCACCCCCCCAAATAATCACCAGTGTCCTTTTCCCCAGAAACCACTGAGACAGTGGAGGAAATGGGACACAGGTATTGGGAAGGTAGGTTAGGGCATATGCAACAGCCTTATTTTACACccgaagaaactgaggccaagagagagAAGCGACCAGCCCAGTGCCACACTGCCAGTTATGGTGGAGCCAAGGCTCTCAGGTCTTCTAACTAGATCTACGTGACCTGGCCAGGAGTTAGAGAAGTTGGGAAAGGGAGACAGGTATTTGCTCAGATTCTCAGGTCTAGAAGCTGCTGGGGGTGTAGCAAAGCAGAGAAGTCAGGCGACAGTGGGTAAACAGggctgatgggggaggggagctatCTCTGGACCCTCTGTGAGCCATGTCTTCACTCCTAAACTTCCCCTGCAAATACCCAAACACAGCTCAAACGAGATCTCCGCCCATGCCACACACAGTGTGGGGGGGAGGATGCCCTCTGTTTGGGAGGCTGCTGAGTTAAACCTCTTTTGGGTGTGTGGCTGATCTTCAGAGgcttgaaaaaaaatctataaattaaaTTATTCAACCTGTAGGACCAGTTGCCCAAACCTGGAGGGCCTAAGTTAATGCAAGAAAACCCTAAGACCCTCCCTAAGGAGTGTCCCTTGCTTGCACCCACCTCATGAACACCTTCTTCCTTCTAACCTGCTGTAGCCCACCTGGTCAGAAGTCCACCCAGGCCACcagaaggacagaaggaaggcCCGGACGCTGGGGTTCGGGCTAGCTCCACCCTCCCCACAGGAGGaaagccctccccaccccccgacacacacagacactcaatTAGCATAAGAATCCAGTTGGAGTGAGATTCcccaatgaaaaaggagagaggaggggaggaaaggagggtgCCTGGAGTCTATTCAGGACCTGGTGGGAAATGGGGGGGGGCCCGCTGGTGCtgagagatggggggtgggctgGAATGCCTTTCAGGATGGTTCCAGTGTCCTCTGAGGGCACATGTGCTGCCCACAGGCCAGTGCGTGGGGTGGTGCTCACTCGGCGCTGAC from Balaenoptera ricei isolate mBalRic1 chromosome 10, mBalRic1.hap2, whole genome shotgun sequence carries:
- the RARG gene encoding retinoic acid receptor gamma isoform X3 — protein: MVPSSPSPPPPPRVYKPCFVCNDKSSGYHYGVSSCEGCKGFFRRSIQKNMVYTCHRDKNCIINKVTRNRCQYCRLQKCFEVGMSKEAVRNDRNKKKKEVKEEGSLDSYELSPQLEELITKVSKAHQETFPSLCQLGKYTTNSSADHRVQLDLGLWDKFSELATKCIIKIVEFAKRLPGFTGLSIADQITLLKAACLDILMLRICTRYTPEQDTMTFSDGLTLNRTQMHNAGFGPLTDLVFAFAGQLLPLEMDDTETGLLSAICLICGDRMDLEEPEKVDKLQEPLLEALRLYARRRRPSQPYMFPRMLMKITDLRGISTKGAERAITLKMEIPGPMPPLIREMLENPEMFEDDSSQPGPHPKASSEDEVPGDQGRGGRSPHPDQGP
- the RARG gene encoding retinoic acid receptor gamma isoform X2 translates to MYDCMETFAPGPRRLYGAAGPGAGLLRRATGSSCFAGLESFAWPQPASLQSVETQSTSSEEMVPSSPSPPPPPRVYKPCFVCNDKSSGYHYGVSSCEGCKGFFRRSIQKNMVYTCHRDKNCIINKVTRNRCQYCRLQKCFEVGMSKEAVRNDRNKKKKEVKEEGSLDSYELSPQLEELITKVSKAHQETFPSLCQLGKYTTNSSADHRVQLDLGLWDKFSELATKCIIKIVEFAKRLPGFTGLSIADQITLLKAACLDILMLRICTRYTPEQDTMTFSDGLTLNRTQMHNAGFGPLTDLVFAFAGQLLPLEMDDTETGLLSAICLICGDRMDLEEPEKVDKLQEPLLEALRLYARRRRPSQPYMFPRMLMKITDLRGISTKGAERAITLKMEIPGPMPPLIREMLENPEMFEDDSSQPGPHPKASSEDEVPGDQGRGGRSPHPDQGP
- the RARG gene encoding retinoic acid receptor gamma isoform X1 yields the protein MATNKERLFTPGALGPGSGYPGAGFPFAFPGALRGSPPFEMLSPSFRGLGQPDLPKEMASLSVETQSTSSEEMVPSSPSPPPPPRVYKPCFVCNDKSSGYHYGVSSCEGCKGFFRRSIQKNMVYTCHRDKNCIINKVTRNRCQYCRLQKCFEVGMSKEAVRNDRNKKKKEVKEEGSLDSYELSPQLEELITKVSKAHQETFPSLCQLGKYTTNSSADHRVQLDLGLWDKFSELATKCIIKIVEFAKRLPGFTGLSIADQITLLKAACLDILMLRICTRYTPEQDTMTFSDGLTLNRTQMHNAGFGPLTDLVFAFAGQLLPLEMDDTETGLLSAICLICGDRMDLEEPEKVDKLQEPLLEALRLYARRRRPSQPYMFPRMLMKITDLRGISTKGAERAITLKMEIPGPMPPLIREMLENPEMFEDDSSQPGPHPKASSEDEVPGDQGRGGRSPHPDQGP